The window CTATCCCCAAACGGAGCAGCGACGGACCGATTCGGTAGCTGAGGATGGCAGGTGAGGTGCACCAGTCCCATCCCACTTTTTAGGAGCTTGCGTAGCTGCACATCTTATCGTGCTGCCCGTCGACTCTCCCCGAACAACATGGCGCAACCACCTGACCGATCAGCTCAATGACAGGAAGCCGCCCACTACGACTGAGGCCCGCTGGAATGCCCTTGCTGCGTGGCTCCACCACCTCAACCGAGTTCGCGGCGGCCCGTCCAATGATGCTGCGGGTGCTGGTCTCGCATCACTCACGCGTTTGGTCGTCGCGTCGCTTGGACCTGCGTCGCTTGGACTTGCGTTGCGGCTCTTCAGCGTGTGGCCCTTGGGTGCTGACAGTTCGCTCTCCAACGCTGTGAGCTTGCGAGCAACTCCGACGTTCTCGCTAGCCGCGACATGCTCGGGATTTGCTGACTCCGCTTCCGAGCCTTCGACTGTTCCATCACCGCCACACGATTCCGCCTGCGCCGAGTCTCCCGTGTCAGCCGCTTCGTGGTTGGGGGCAATCGCAGCGTGATTTGACGTCATCCGGTCCAGCGGACTGACCACCTTCACGTCCTCGCGGTTGAGCGAGTGCAAGTAAATCCGCGTCGTCTTGATGTCCGCGTGACCGAGCAACTCCTGAATGGTGCAGATATCGGTTCCCTCACGCAGCAGATGCGTGGCAAAGCTATGACGAAAAACATGCGAGCTGATGTGCTTGTGGATCCCTGCCTTCTGTACCGCCGCTCGCAAGTTCGCTGGGAACGTGTCTTTGTGCAAATGATGTCGTCGCAGNACNCGNGTNCGTGGGTCGCGTGACAGGCGGTGGGACGCGAACAAATATTGCCACTTCAATTCTCGTGCAGCAGCGGGATACTTCCGCTCCAACGCCTTCGGTANGCACACCGACGCTTGACCCTGTTCTAAATCGTGCTCGTGCAGCACGCGACGCGATTCCATCCACTTCCGGATGTCCGGNACGANGCTCGCTGGCATCGGCACGATTCGACTCTTNCCTCCCTTGGAGGCGTGGACTTCGATCACCATCCGGTCAAAGTCGAAATCCTTCATTCGCAGCCGCAACGCTTCACTGATCCGCATCCCGCATCCATAGAGCAGCTTGGCGATCAACAAATGAACGCCGTTTAGGTGGGCGAAAATCTGCTCAATCTCATCCACGCTCAGTACGGTGGGAATCTGTTTCCCCTTGCTCGAGCGAATCGCCTGCACTTCGCCCATTTCGCGTTTCAACACATGTTGAAACACGTACAAGAGCGCGTAGAAAGCTCGATTCTGAGTCGATGGGGCAACATTCCCATCCACTGCGAGATCCGTCAAATGGGCCTCCACATCGGTCGCGTGCATCTCAGCAAAATCCGCTTGGCACTTGAGCCCTCGATCTTGCATGAACGCCTTCACATTCGACACATACGCTCGTTCGGTCTCGAGCGTGTCCTGCCGCCCCCGTATGGCACGACGCAGGTTCTGGATCACGTCCGGCTCACTCGGATCAATATGACCAACAACGTCTTCGATCTCCTCGGCCGTGACGTCACCTGACTCTCTGAGCCGTTCTTCTTTGACCTTCTCCGCGAGTGCAAGATCTTCGAGTTTCGTCCGAATGAACGTCAGGTCATCAAACGGAGCGGCCTGGACGTAACGGCGATAGCAAATCAGCG of the Allorhodopirellula heiligendammensis genome contains:
- a CDS encoding integron integrase translates to MAGSSQAETRWPQDNWHEQRDKWAKIWFEKLSRFHGRKPQATWEFTADDVIAFLRDRLRRKTPAWKRLKIIQSLICYRRYVQAAPFDDLTFIRTKLEDLALAEKVKEERLRESGDVTAEEIEDVVGHIDPSEPDVIQNLRRAIRGRQDTLETERAYVSNVKAFMQDRGLKCQADFAEMHATDVEAHLTDLAVDGNVAPSTQNRAFYALLYVFQHVLKREMGEVQAIRSSKGKQIPTVLSVDEIEQIFAHLNGVHLLIAKLLYGCGMRISEALRLRMKDFDFDRMVIEVHASKGGKSRIVPMPASXVPDIRKWMESRRVLHEHDLEQGQASVCXPKALERKYPAAARELKWQYLFASHRLSRDPRTRVLRRHHLHKDTFPANLRAAVQKAGIHKHISSHVFRHSFATHLLREGTDICTIQELLGHADIKTTRIYLHSLNREDVKVVSPLDRMTSNHAAIAPNHEAADTGDSAQAESCGGDGTVEGSEAESANPEHVAASENVGVARKLTALESELSAPKGHTLKSRNASPSDAGPSDATTKRVSDARPAPAASLDGPPRTRLRWWSHAARAFQRASVVVGGFLSLS